Proteins encoded within one genomic window of Nonomuraea gerenzanensis:
- a CDS encoding DUF389 domain-containing protein yields the protein MLHLRLIVPSARTAEAVEVLEGCPGVTNLVVLSGAAREPVGDVILCDAARESANEVLGKLKWLEEEGSIAVEQVDLSLSKVAEAAIEEAPGDPDDAVVWEDLGQKVQSESRVTWAYLAFLAIATQLAGIGVLQNSPILIVGAMVLGPEFGAVTAICFGLLQRRWHLVVTALRTLVIGFLLAIAITYACALVSYWLGWIDIGNLTSNKEVQFIVKPDRWSFIVALLAGAAGVLSITAGKSSALVGVFISVTTVPAAGYVAVAMAVSDWKEVPPSVSQLGINILGMVISGTVTLTVQRKFWPQVGRRSSV from the coding sequence GTGCTTCATCTGCGACTGATCGTTCCGTCCGCCCGCACCGCGGAGGCGGTCGAGGTGCTCGAGGGCTGCCCCGGCGTCACCAACCTCGTGGTGCTGTCCGGCGCGGCCCGCGAGCCGGTGGGCGACGTGATCCTCTGCGACGCGGCCAGAGAGTCGGCCAACGAGGTGCTGGGCAAGCTCAAGTGGCTGGAGGAGGAGGGCTCGATCGCCGTCGAGCAGGTCGATCTGTCACTGTCGAAGGTGGCCGAGGCGGCGATCGAGGAGGCCCCGGGCGATCCCGACGACGCGGTGGTCTGGGAGGACCTGGGCCAGAAGGTGCAGTCCGAATCCCGCGTGACCTGGGCCTACCTCGCCTTCCTCGCCATCGCCACCCAGCTCGCGGGCATCGGCGTGCTGCAGAACTCCCCCATCCTGATCGTCGGGGCGATGGTGCTCGGGCCCGAGTTCGGCGCGGTCACGGCCATCTGTTTCGGCCTTCTCCAGCGCAGGTGGCACCTGGTGGTGACCGCGCTGCGGACGCTGGTGATCGGGTTCCTGCTGGCGATCGCGATCACGTACGCGTGCGCGCTCGTCTCGTACTGGCTGGGCTGGATCGACATCGGCAACCTCACCTCGAACAAGGAGGTGCAGTTCATCGTCAAGCCCGACCGCTGGTCGTTCATCGTGGCGCTGCTCGCGGGCGCGGCGGGGGTGCTGTCGATCACGGCGGGCAAGTCGTCGGCCCTGGTCGGCGTCTTCATCTCGGTCACCACGGTGCCCGCCGCCGGCTACGTGGCCGTGGCGATGGCGGTCTCGGACTGGAAGGAGGTGCCGCCCTCGGTCTCCCAGCTCGGCATCAACATCCTGGGGATGGTCATCTCGGGCACCGTCACCCTCACGGTCCAGCGGAAATTCTGGCCTCAAGTAGGACGTCGTTCATCCGTATGA
- the coaA gene encoding type I pantothenate kinase: protein MELSREQWSELRKNTPLTLTADELEELRGVDDPIDLAEVTDIYLPLTRLLNLHFTGSKQRSSVLSAFLGTSERRVPYILGIAGSVAVGKSTTARLLHTLLARWPEHPHVELITTDSFLYPNAVLEAKKIMHRKGFPESYDRRALVRFVAEVKAGAAEVKAPIYSHLEYDIVPGAAQTVKSPDILIIEGLNVLQPAPPTSLAVNDYFDFSIYVDAKVEDIRTWYVERFHKLRRTAFEDPKSYFRHIAELSYDEATDFARNVWRDINERNLIENIAPTRGRADLVLKKGADHSVRRVRLRQT from the coding sequence GTGGAACTGAGCAGGGAGCAGTGGAGCGAGCTCCGCAAGAACACGCCCTTGACTCTCACCGCAGACGAGCTGGAAGAGCTACGCGGCGTCGATGACCCGATCGACCTCGCGGAGGTCACCGACATCTACCTCCCCCTGACCCGGTTGCTCAACCTGCACTTCACCGGGTCCAAGCAGCGCAGCAGCGTGCTGAGCGCGTTCCTCGGCACATCAGAGCGGCGCGTGCCGTACATCCTGGGCATCGCGGGCAGCGTCGCGGTCGGCAAGTCGACCACGGCGCGTCTGCTGCACACCCTCCTGGCCCGCTGGCCCGAGCACCCGCACGTGGAGCTGATCACCACCGACAGCTTCCTCTACCCCAACGCGGTGCTGGAGGCCAAGAAGATCATGCATCGCAAGGGTTTCCCCGAGAGTTACGACCGGCGGGCGCTGGTCAGGTTCGTGGCGGAGGTGAAGGCGGGCGCCGCTGAGGTCAAGGCGCCCATCTACAGCCACCTCGAGTACGACATCGTCCCCGGCGCCGCCCAGACCGTGAAAAGCCCCGACATTCTGATCATCGAGGGGCTGAACGTCCTCCAGCCGGCCCCGCCCACGTCCCTCGCCGTCAACGACTACTTCGACTTCTCCATCTACGTGGACGCCAAGGTGGAGGACATCCGCACCTGGTACGTCGAACGGTTCCACAAGCTGCGCCGTACCGCCTTCGAGGACCCGAAGTCGTACTTCCGGCACATCGCGGAGCTGTCCTACGACGAGGCCACGGACTTCGCGCGCAACGTGTGGCGCGACATCAACGAGCGCAACCTCATCGAGAACATCGCCCCCACCAGGGGCCGCGCCGACCTCGTCCTCAAGAAGGGCGCCGACCACTCCGTACGGCGGGTCCGGCTCCGCCAGACCTGA